The Neodiprion virginianus isolate iyNeoVirg1 chromosome 5, iyNeoVirg1.1, whole genome shotgun sequence genome contains a region encoding:
- the LOC124306465 gene encoding protein trapped in endoderm-1, with translation MEAELLSVNMTGNYTDHPTFPRPVTIIAAVCAIVFGIVGVTGNLITAIALLKYPRIRKHATTAFVISLSISDLVFSAINMPVTASRYIELHWILGEVMCRIFPIFFYGNVAVSLLSMVGITINRYLLISRPDIYPEIYTERRITMMLVGIWVVSFSILIPSLLDKWGTLGLDEKTFSCTILKKDGRSPKKLLFIIGFAIPCFVIILSYLCIYWRVRQSLKKLQAHSGGKRGGFQRKEDSRVTRLMLTIFVCFLLCFMPLMVANVVDEEMERPVFNVIASILSWASSVINPFIYAGTNRLYREAYKQLLCPPRTSNKNFRPPRPTHSHSSKVSTPNVT, from the exons ATGGAGGCCGAATTACTTTCGGTTAATATGACCGGCAATTACACCGATCATCCGACGTTTCCGAGGCCTGTAACCATCATCGCCGCTGTCTGCGCCATCGTTTTTGGAATCGTTGGAGTCACAG gCAACCTGATCACGGCGATAGCTCTCCTCAAGTATCCAAGGATAAGGAAACATGCCACCACCGCATTTGTAATCAGTCTGAGTATTTCGGATCTAGTATTTTCGGCGATCAATATGCCCGTCACAGCGAGTCGCTACATCGAGTTACATTGGATTCTCGGTGAAGTGATGTGCAGGATATTTCCAATATTCTTCTACGGAAATGTCGCGGTTTCTCTGCTCAGCATGGTCGGCATAACGATCAACAG ATACCTGTTGATTTCGAGGCCGGACATTTACCCGGAGATATACACAGAGCGAAGAATAACGATGATGCTGGTTGGTATATGGGTGGTCAGCTTCAGTATCCTGATACCATCGCTGCTGGATAAATGGGGAACTCTTGGGTTGGATGAGAAAACATTCTCATGCACGATACTGAAGAAGGACGGTAGGAGTCCAAAGAAGTTGCTGTTCATTATCGGTTTCGCGATACCGTGTTTTGTGATAATCTTGTCCTATCTCTGCATTTACTGGCGGGTCCGTCAgagcttgaaaaaattgcaagccCATTCCGGAGGTAAACGGGGTGGTTTTCAACGCAAGGAAGACTCGCGGGTTACGCGACTTATGCTGACGATATTCGTTTGCTTTTTACTCTGCTTCATGCCGCTGATGGTCGCCAACGTCGTCGACGAGGAAATGGAGAGGCCAGTTTTCAACGTTATAGCCTCCATACTATCGTGGGCTTCGTCTGTCATCAACCCCTTCATTTACGCCGGCACCAACAGACTTTATAGAGAAGCTTACAAGCAACTTTTGTGCCCACCGAGGACgagtaacaaaaattttagacCTCCAAGGCCGACTCATTCTCATTCTAGCAAAGTTTCAACGCCAAACGTGACGTAG